A region of the Styela clava chromosome 1, kaStyClav1.hap1.2, whole genome shotgun sequence genome:
CTATTTGACATCACCAGAATCGCTTATCGTGTGTGAGATTTCACAATCTGAAGAACCAAGCCATGAAATCATTCTTATGCAAAAGAAGGAGACTCCAAAGATGGTTGATAATTGCGCAAAGTGCGGAAAATGTGAAGACGAATTGGGCTTCAAAATCAAGCGATGTTTGAAGTGTAAATCAGTCGGATATTGTGGTCAAGATTGTCAGAGATCTGACTGGCCTCAGCATAAGCTAAAATGTAATCAGATAAGATTTATTGGTTGTCCATTGTTTTTGAACATACAGTCATCAATGGCTAATTACCACAAAATTTGTGATATTGCATATTCAAATGCAAGGCATTCAGTGAAAATCCTCAATGATGAAAGAATGGAAGGTATATCAAAGTTTGATGgattaaaaagaaatttgaaagAAAGTGAAAAAGCAGCAATAGCGTGTGCATATGTTGGAGACTCCCTACCTGCTTATATGAAACACGAGAGCATGTTTAATCTATACATTTGCCATGATGAAAAGCTAACAAATATGACATTGCTCGAAAATAAAGCTGGCGAAAAAATCGATCTAACTGATGTCACACACTTTGTGATTGAGTGGAAAATTGGTGTTAATGTTGCAGAAAAGCCTTTACATTCAGGCATGAAATCTGGCAGGCATAATAATACAACCTTACAAGATTGTATACAATTATTCACAGAGCCCGAAGTGTTAGCCAGAGAAGAAGCATGGTATTGTCCGAGATGCAAGAAACACAGAGAAGCGACAAAAGAATTATCACTTTGGCAGCTGCCTGATGTTCTTGTTATACAGCTCAAACGATTCTCTTTCAGGAACAGACTTTGGCGTGATAAAATTGATAAACTTGTCACATTTCCTGTTAAAGGTTTAGATATGAGTCCATTTTGTATAAAACAGCAGACAGAGCCACCTGTATATGATTTGTTCGGAGTTGTCAATCACCACGGTGGCTTGTTTGGCGGACATTACACTTCTTTTGTTCAATTAGCGGATGAAAATGGCGGAGACACTGATCTTGGATGGCGTCTATGTGATGATACACATGTGACCACAGTCAGGTCAGAAAAAGAAGTTGTCACAAGTTCATCTTATGTAATGTTCTATCACAGACGTAAAAAACAATCTGTTTTAAGTGGGGATTGTTTGTCTGATGATCAATTTACACAACTGAACATGCCCCATCATTCTAATGAAATAAAATGCACTAAACAGTGCTCTGAAATTAAAGACAGAAATGTGAAAGTTCCAAGACAATCAAAGATAGCCAAACAACcagatgaaaaaaattcaccCATCAATCAGAAAGCGTCACAGTCAACACTTAGTACAGATAACAAATTAACAAGTAATGATGGAAAATCTGATCGGTGTCCACACGAAGAAAAAAGCATTGAAATGAATGTCTCAGCTAAAGTCGATACAACAAAACAGGAAGCACCTCTGCCATATACCGATATGGATGCTATGGATTAATTTACACCATTTGTTATGTTAGATGATACTTCCACCCCCATTATAATGCATTATTGCACTTGCGTTGTTGTTTGAAACCATATATTAATAATCACTAGTAGAAATGTTCTCGAGATGTTATTTTCATGCTCCATGCAAATATCAAGAACTATCAACGTCATGTTGCTCCCATTAAATAACCATTtatccataattttatttatttattctcatcaTCTCATGCATAAGatgaaatgtttttatattgatttgttttgaaaatcacAACAAGATTGCAGAATTCACAAAGTAGCTAGTCTTCGTCACTTTAAATGCCTAGGGTTATGGATGAAAAGTCCACAAGATGTACATTATATGTTAAGATGTTTAAAATTCTCTGAAAGAATTAAGATTATTTCCACTGAATGAAATTTTTCCTCTGTGTGCCATGTCAGTATCCattcatttctttttttattgcGTGCCTGGTTTAATTTTTGAGTGCATTTTTTCGACCAATGTGATATTGCTCCTCTGTATATAAATCCCAAATGTTATAGGTGATAGCAATTGGCTAGCATTAGCATTGCTCAATTTGTTCATAATGGCGGCCATAAGAATTAGAAGTTTAGGTTTGGACAAAATGCTGAAATTTTAATGTAGTTTTGAGCTTTTAGTTGTAAACATATATGACAAGAATCTGCTTTCTATTGTTCTCGACTATCCTGTCTGTACACAGTTACATGTATAATAAGTATTTTACATCTTGTGCTTGGTGTACTGGAGTTTTTTTTCTTGTGGATTGGAACCCTGGACTATCAGGGGTGTGGAGTCTCTCTGGGTTGGCAAAAAATTTTGTCTTCTCAAGATATTGAGTATAATTGCAGTTGGCAGCAAGCTTTCACTTACCTAATCGGCGTAGACTTAATTTTGTGTACTATAAGCCAATAAATTTAGATTGGATTTCAGATGTGCAGTTCTCCACTGCAGAGTAAGCTGAAATTACTTGTTTTCAGAGTTGCTTATTACGTCACTCCAATCTCGAGAGAGAATAAATATCTTTTGCCTACTAGCAGTCCCCTCAGAACACAAGTTTCCTGGCAACCTGCAACTATGAATATTCATGCGCCATGGGCAAACTTTACTGTAATGGACAGACAGTTTTTCATGGGTAGAATTCTATTGCTAGCTCAACCTACTGGTTTAAAGTCTGATGCTTAGAAAGATTGCATGAATCTCTAAAGTTCATATCAGAGAGATTTCACTGACAAACAGTAACTAACTTGGATGAATACCTGCTATCCCCAGCAATAAGAAAGACATGCTCGTACCATTCTTATACAATAAATAATTCACATAAATACAATTAAAACAACATGAAAGTTTGCACGATTagagattgaaaaattattcagCACCAGCGAGAATTTGCACAAATCAGATATCTACCTGGTGATCAAtcctaaaaaaaaacatttgaaccAACACCAGCAAGCAATTATCATCAACTTAAGTATGGATATTCTCCAAACaggtaaaaaaaatcatacaaatTTGACAGTCATTGGTGCAAGATTGTTACACATAACATCTTGAGTGAATGAGGCAAAAGTTTTAATAGCAATATATTGGTgcagtaaaatgaaaaaaagtgtgtgcaaattcgaaaaaaacaatgaaataccaAGAAAAGAGCATTGCAACATTTTAGTACCTCAATGTATGATCACAGTTGGAAAAATAATACTGCATATAAAAAATGACAATCAGATAAATTTAATTCCGTATTAAATGATTCATTTTGATTGATATTCTTGTGgaaatttgaatacatttttattaatatactACTGCAATCTTGGGTTCTATTTTTATTGACaatattcatatttgaaaaaatattatttcgatattttatttttgtacaatatacagcattattttttcagaaaCTAGTCAGTTGAGCACAACATAAAAATTTCTAATGAACAATGCTGATTAATTTGCCATCAAAGATAAATGAAACTAGTTCATATTTTATCTCAGAGACTAACAATTTGAAAATCCAATCTATTGTATCATACATGAAAAATCTCCATTTACCAAATTCAGTGCGGTTTCACAGAAAGAAAATAACATTTCATGAAACACTCCTAATCATAACTGCAGTATTTGTGtgataaattaacattttattacgGAATCCATAGAACTACGATTGCaaagaaaacataaaaaacGTGAGGTCCCAATGTGTacaatttacaaaatataccaAATCGGTCATGGCACTGCAAATTAAAACTTATTAACAGAAACACTACACACAGTAATCAGTCATCCAATAAATTGAAGAATAATAAAGAACAAAAATTGCACATTACCAAATGTAAAATAGGCAGTTTATAGTTCACCAAGCGTTGTTGTGTAGTCGTGCAAACGTAATACAgcagataaaaataaataaacataatatatgTGATGAAATAATTACAGACACAGTGACGAGCATGCAATATCGAAAAAATATATCCCAAACGACACAAAAAAGCAGCGCAGTGGTTAGGGTACTTGGATCAAATTGCATGTAATCTTGAAGAGGGCATTCTTGAAGACTAGTAGAGAGCTGATAAATGCTAGTGACACAAAACATCCATCAGTTTTGTCAATATAGTGAGGGAGGGAGGCATAGACCTCTCGGACTAAGGCCCAGTTCAAAAGAACAAACTGGAAATTTCTTTTCAATAGCAATTTTTACAGTAGTTCATCAAACAAATGCTGCATCGCCTGTTAAAAGAAGCATTATGATTAGATAGATGGGATAAGCAGACTAGCATCATCAGTTACAAGCAAAGGCCAATACAGAAATTGTTCCAGTATATGTCAAACCGGGTAAATTGGAATCTTCCGAACAATATACGCATATAAGCTGAGTTTGAAACTAAAAAAAGctgccaaactaaggggtcggcttatacccgcataactctgatcgcactcaaacgaaatgacattATTCTAACTTAATTTCAACAGCTTCTACTCGTAGtacgtgttacgatttgtagggtcTTTTTATATGCAGCCTTATAGTGATTACCAACAgtaaatttgaattataaaCTGTTTCTGGTATTGATCATAACTTTTTTACATTCAGTGAGGACAAATTCAGTGAATAAACCTCAGAATCACAAGTCTTAGTAATTTCTGAAATTGCCAAAGAAACAAGGGGCAAATagggaaataattgaaaaaggAAAGAGCTGAGCAACAGATGTTGCTCCAACAACAAGAGTAAAAATGACTTTATACCATGTATGAAAATACGATAAATAGATTTATTCACTCATCACAAATTTCACGGGGCTATTTCTTCAACCAAACTGACTCTTTTAAGCAACTTCAAACAGGCTGCCATactattatattaatattattattatatttaccaGGTTTGCTTCTATGATAGGCGGCAGTAGCAGTCATCTGCATTTGCAATAGTTCTAATACTCGTCTGAATCTTCTTGAAGGTcctattcaaaataataaaaattttagatgCCTGACATATCTCActcgaaaataaaaatacctCAGAGCTATTTAAATCTAAATAAGCGGGGTATTCAATATTcccttttttattcaaatatatgatTCAGTAAAATCAGAATTTATTGAGTAAACAATAtcaatattcaattcattcaatatttttgtgaagCAGACTAAGTAAGTACCGGTATAAAAAAGcaccccccccccaaaaaaaaagacctaaataatttgataattacTTCTAGGAAACTTAAGAAAATTTACATAACACttcaacttctgtttgtgtatgattgtacacaaaagtttcagtaatctgaGATGCTTTGCATAAAAGTTATGGTATCTCTAGAACTTGGTACAAATGACCAAGCTACTGTTTTTGGGTTCACCATAGAAATGGTGGATTATGTTTCCCAATCATATCTGAGCCAACCCTATAAACAAACTTAATGATCAGGGCAGACTATAATTCAACTACAATCTGTAATTATGGgcttcaaaaaaattgaatccatAAATTATCCTTACCTGATAACAAAGTGAACGTTATTAAATAAGTTCCCATGGACTGAACGCTACTTTTTTCTTGTTCACCATTTGGAGGATGACGAATTATATCCACCTGAAACTTGATTGATCGAGTATGAAACATAGATGATGAACCGGAACTTGAAGAACGATATTCACAGCGAAATCGTGTAGGAGCGACCATCGAATGAGTAAGGCTTGACATCTGAAACAAAGAAACCAAAAAATGTCAATTAACAGCAATGcacaaaaaaggaaaattgaatGTATTAGGCTTTATTTACTGGTTAAGTTTATACAAATAGGAAAAtaatacaagagagcaatgatAAGACATACAAGGTGCCGGTACGTAAGGCCTAAGGGCATTGGGTTCGCTGAAAAGATTGGTGGACGAGAGATAAAAGGCGAAATACTGAacaaaaactaaataaaatagaGAAGCAAATTTTTTGTGAAACACAGGATCGCATTTGACTCGTAGGAAATTGGGAAAAAGACCGATTCAGAAGGatgtgtatcaatatgaaggtaactaattttgttggcctactttacatcaagttttgtaaaaggacggaagcctatggtcAGGGGGTTTATTCCattggataacacagacagtccctaaactaaaataaggaaaatcggaataaaactatggcctaacgctaacctggtacacatactacaggagtatcgaAAAAAGAtatatgaaagtaatagcctcttAGTAGTAAATTTGAGTGATCCATTAGCTGTGGAGAAAAATTGGCGCTCCCGTAATATgtgcacaaagatggcgcacaacctgaaccccagcctggtacacatacactatgttcaggttgtgcgccatcttggagcaCATACCACGGAGGCTCCGAAAAATTTAGAAAGATGATAGACACTCCTGTGTCAAACCACACAAAATAGTATATGTTTTTAAATACTGGTTTCCagtataaatcatattttggttTGACTATCTAATTGCAATCGCTAAAATAGATTATTTTGTTGATTATTCACACTTAATCCAAAATCAATTTGTGATATAAGACAACTTAATTaattaaaacatttcatttgTATTGAACATCAAGACTGAAACCAATATGAGAGTAAAGCAGCAATGAAGATTTTTCTTGAAGATATCAAGAAGAGACCATATAATAAAGTGAActttgaaaaaacatttttgctaTATTTTGCAAAGTAAAATTTGACATATCACAATGATCCTCatgaaaatacagaaaaatcatatctgaattaaatttttaacatGGACATAACGATGGAGGTGAAGCTATTGTTCTGTCAAAATTCAAACATATATTTGAAGAGATATGTCTTTTCcatgaaaaaaatttgtgaaaaaagaTTATGACATTGAGATTATATAAAACAACAACTCACAGATAAAAATGCATGGACTAACTCTCCTTTCACGCTATTTAATGTACGATCCTTGAATACGATGGCGAATGGTATTTCATCGCAATGTTCTGTTGAAGAAAACCGGCTGCTTACAAAACTTCCAAACCAGGAGCGTTTTGACAgtctaaaatgataaaataaaatgaatgacaAAAAGAACATTTTCAGATCTTCGTTATAATTCCAAGTAGACGAAAAGTTTTTTAAAGTAATTTTTGTGAAtcagcaaataaaaatttcattgcaaattgCGATCCCAccttaaccctttcc
Encoded here:
- the LOC120348626 gene encoding ubiquitin carboxyl-terminal hydrolase 19-like — encoded protein: MKEYFAVNGSRNSLPGGARIAKKGTTNGWNSVSERPVEEESIDHLTCEDEQIPSCASNIMSPQGSGFQQNVGFTGLNNLGNTCFMNCVLQALANIRDLRDYFLSHNFLQDLNEENPLGTGGRLAKAFYTTLKNLWSGNDTYDPARLRNIVAKKAPQFLGIMQQDAQEFMSFFLDALHEDLNRVRNKPIFEVGDYDGYPDEEVARISWKLYKSRNDSFVIDKFHGLYKSRLLCPVCEKESITFDPFLFLSVPLPKPTKSVPVIFFPLLDDTKPLFIDVKISEEGGLASDVLNHIVKTYGINSQNLRVFLTESGKIVRTIPPSSLLPYLTSPESLIVCEISQSEEPSHEIILMQKKETPKMVDNCAKCGKCEDELGFKIKRCLKCKSVGYCGQDCQRSDWPQHKLKCNQIRFIGCPLFLNIQSSMANYHKICDIAYSNARHSVKILNDERMEGISKFDGLKRNLKESEKAAIACAYVGDSLPAYMKHESMFNLYICHDEKLTNMTLLENKAGEKIDLTDVTHFVIEWKIGVNVAEKPLHSGMKSGRHNNTTLQDCIQLFTEPEVLAREEAWYCPRCKKHREATKELSLWQLPDVLVIQLKRFSFRNRLWRDKIDKLVTFPVKGLDMSPFCIKQQTEPPVYDLFGVVNHHGGLFGGHYTSFVQLADENGGDTDLGWRLCDDTHVTTVRSEKEVVTSSSYVMFYHRRKKQSVLSGDCLSDDQFTQLNMPHHSNEIKCTKQCSEIKDRNVKVPRQSKIAKQPDEKNSPINQKASQSTLSTDNKLTSNDGKSDRCPHEEKSIEMNVSAKVDTTKQEAPLPYTDMDAMD